One region of Chryseobacterium muglaense genomic DNA includes:
- a CDS encoding VOC family protein: MKLGVFSLSLSVKDLAKSKEFYEKLGFSAMGGGMENNYLIMKNGNTLIGLFQAMFDGNMLTFNPGWDENAQNLEEFDDVREIQKKLKESGVELDKTADESTSGPEHIFLKDPDGNMILIDQHR, encoded by the coding sequence TTCGCTAAGCTTAAGCGTAAAAGATTTAGCTAAATCTAAAGAATTTTACGAAAAGCTAGGCTTCTCTGCAATGGGAGGAGGTATGGAAAATAATTATCTCATCATGAAAAACGGAAATACGTTAATCGGTCTTTTTCAGGCGATGTTCGACGGAAATATGTTGACATTCAATCCGGGATGGGATGAAAATGCTCAGAATCTTGAGGAATTTGATGATGTAAGAGAAATTCAGAAAAAACTGAAAGAAAGCGGAGTAGAATTAGATAAAACCGCAGACGAATCCACATCAGGTCCGGAACATATTTTCCTTAAAGATCCAGATGGAAATATGATCCTCATCGACCAACATCGTTAA
- a CDS encoding VOC family protein, with amino-acid sequence MATVNVYLTFNGNCREAFDFYKSVFGGEYPYIGTFGEMPPQEGMEMSEEDKNKIMHVSLPISKETMLMGSDTGGEWSSSLKFGNNFSVSINADSKEEADKLFNGLSAGGNVTMPLADTFWGAYFGMFTDKFDINWMVNYDDPAKMQQHP; translated from the coding sequence ATGGCAACAGTAAATGTTTATCTTACCTTCAACGGAAACTGCAGAGAAGCTTTCGATTTTTACAAATCGGTTTTCGGTGGAGAATATCCTTACATCGGAACTTTTGGAGAAATGCCTCCACAAGAAGGAATGGAGATGTCTGAAGAAGACAAAAATAAAATTATGCATGTTTCTCTTCCGATTTCAAAAGAAACTATGTTGATGGGAAGCGATACAGGTGGAGAATGGTCTTCAAGTTTAAAATTTGGAAATAATTTTTCAGTGTCTATCAATGCAGATTCTAAAGAAGAAGCCGACAAACTTTTCAACGGGCTTTCAGCAGGCGGAAATGTTACGATGCCTCTTGCAGATACTTTCTGGGGAGCTTATTTCGGAATGTTTACCGATAAATTTGACATCAACTGGATGGTAAATTATGATGATCCTGCGAAAATGCAACAACATCCTTAA
- a CDS encoding DUF1398 domain-containing protein: MKFTINEIKAEHQKVKSGADFPNYIQQIKNLGVSHYTTLVADGNTKYFDAENNFTETGKKYNVLEIAENVNLENFKTRLKLHQQGGTDYPTFCKDCAENGVESWKMDLNNMTCTYFDKNQNDILEEIVPS, encoded by the coding sequence ATGAAATTTACAATTAATGAAATTAAAGCAGAACATCAAAAAGTAAAAAGCGGTGCTGATTTTCCGAATTATATTCAACAAATAAAAAATCTGGGTGTATCTCATTACACAACCCTCGTTGCTGATGGAAATACAAAATATTTTGATGCTGAAAATAATTTTACCGAAACAGGAAAAAAATATAATGTTTTAGAAATAGCAGAAAATGTAAATCTTGAAAATTTTAAAACCAGATTAAAACTTCATCAGCAAGGCGGAACAGATTATCCTACATTTTGTAAAGATTGCGCCGAAAACGGAGTAGAAAGCTGGAAGATGGATCTCAACAATATGACCTGTACCTATTTTGATAAAAATCAAAATGATATTTTAGAAGAAATAGTTCCTTCTTAA
- a CDS encoding DUF2490 domain-containing protein — translation MKFFKKLAVSVLCFGSVLSFAQESDLGAWYMYFGNNKISKKLNFHNEIQYRNFDGVGDLEQLLIRTGIGYDLTENNNNVLLGYGFILSQPYVKGEKSENIEHRIFQQFITKQKFGRFNLQHRYRLEERFLQDDFRMRFRYLLGLNIPINNKEMLPKTLYLSAYNEIFLNLDSPVFDRNRVYGALGFIINKNMRIEAGYMNQLQENKNRGQIQIGFYNNIPFTKN, via the coding sequence ATGAAGTTTTTTAAAAAATTAGCAGTTTCTGTTTTGTGTTTTGGAAGCGTTTTATCATTTGCTCAGGAAAGTGATTTGGGAGCTTGGTATATGTATTTTGGGAATAATAAAATCAGCAAAAAGCTGAATTTCCATAATGAGATTCAATACCGTAATTTTGATGGAGTTGGGGATTTAGAACAATTATTAATCCGTACCGGAATTGGTTATGATTTGACAGAAAATAACAATAATGTTTTACTAGGTTATGGTTTTATTTTGAGTCAGCCTTATGTAAAAGGTGAAAAATCAGAAAATATTGAGCATCGTATTTTCCAGCAGTTTATTACAAAACAGAAGTTCGGAAGATTTAATCTGCAGCACCGTTACCGTTTAGAAGAACGTTTTTTACAGGATGATTTCAGGATGAGGTTCCGTTATTTATTAGGATTGAATATTCCGATTAACAACAAAGAAATGCTGCCGAAAACATTGTATCTTTCTGCTTATAATGAGATTTTTCTTAATTTAGACAGTCCTGTTTTCGACAGAAACCGAGTTTATGGTGCTTTAGGATTTATTATTAATAAAAATATGAGAATTGAAGCAGGATATATGAATCAGCTTCAGGAAAATAAAAACCGTGGGCAAATTCAAATCGGTTTTTACAATAATATTCCGTTTACTAAAAATTAA
- a CDS encoding Na+/H+ antiporter produces the protein MIHDYVIISIAVLLSVMILVMVGQKLKVAYPIFLVIAGLLVSFIPGMPQIEIEPDLVFLIFLPPILFEAAWFTSWQDFHKWRKQIFSMAFGLVFLTSIVVAYLSSSIIPGLTVAMGFLLGGVNSPPDAVAATSVLKNMKIPKKITTILEGESLINDASSLIVFKFALAAVISGQFIFREAVTDFFTMAIGGVAVGIGAGLVFGKFLRLIPSNSNIDTVITLIVPYVMYVAAEHFHFSGVLAVVAGGLLMSYNSHCYLSHTSRIQTGNVWSVVIFLMNTIIFILIGLELPIVVAAMKDYTISEGIFYSIVIGGAIIFTRLAYSYAIVYIPRLLSKKVRQENPKPDWKEPFIISFAAMRGVVSLAAALSIPVYISPGEAFPHRNIILFVTFVIILITLVGQGLLLSPILKFLKIEDAGSELPEEKQEAILMKKLKETALQKLTSDFSELSESNSLVKHQIYKLENEMKLIADKAQCMGSALDYASAMNENKDVLRQVIQAQRNELHRMKKEKMFDDHVMRTMEMQLDFDEAKITGFAH, from the coding sequence ATGATTCACGATTACGTAATTATTTCCATTGCCGTCCTTTTATCGGTAATGATTTTGGTGATGGTAGGGCAGAAGCTCAAAGTAGCTTATCCGATTTTTCTTGTGATTGCAGGTTTACTCGTAAGCTTCATTCCGGGAATGCCTCAAATAGAAATTGAGCCCGATTTGGTATTTCTCATATTCCTTCCGCCCATTTTATTTGAAGCGGCCTGGTTTACTTCGTGGCAGGATTTTCATAAATGGCGAAAACAAATTTTCTCGATGGCATTCGGATTGGTTTTCTTAACATCGATTGTCGTTGCATACCTTTCTTCGTCAATCATTCCGGGATTGACCGTTGCAATGGGATTTCTTTTGGGTGGTGTAAATTCTCCTCCAGATGCCGTTGCAGCAACTTCTGTTTTAAAAAACATGAAGATTCCTAAAAAAATTACCACCATTTTAGAAGGCGAAAGTCTGATTAATGATGCATCGAGTTTAATTGTATTTAAATTTGCTTTGGCTGCGGTAATTTCAGGACAATTTATTTTCCGTGAGGCAGTTACGGATTTCTTTACAATGGCGATTGGCGGTGTTGCAGTAGGAATCGGAGCAGGTTTAGTTTTTGGAAAATTTTTAAGATTAATTCCTTCCAATTCTAATATTGATACCGTAATTACCCTGATTGTTCCTTATGTAATGTACGTTGCAGCAGAACATTTTCATTTTTCCGGAGTTTTGGCGGTCGTTGCAGGAGGGTTATTAATGTCTTATAATTCACATTGTTATTTAAGTCATACCTCAAGAATTCAGACCGGAAACGTTTGGAGCGTCGTTATTTTCTTAATGAATACTATTATTTTCATTTTAATTGGGCTTGAATTACCGATTGTGGTTGCTGCAATGAAAGATTATACAATTTCAGAAGGTATTTTTTACAGTATAGTGATTGGAGGCGCTATTATTTTTACACGTTTAGCCTACAGTTATGCAATTGTTTACATTCCAAGATTGTTGTCTAAAAAAGTTCGGCAGGAAAATCCAAAACCCGATTGGAAAGAACCGTTTATCATAAGTTTTGCAGCAATGAGAGGAGTGGTTTCTTTGGCAGCCGCACTTTCAATTCCTGTTTACATTAGTCCAGGAGAAGCTTTTCCGCACAGAAATATTATTCTGTTTGTGACTTTTGTGATTATTCTGATAACATTGGTGGGGCAAGGATTATTGCTTTCGCCAATTTTAAAATTCCTGAAAATTGAAGATGCAGGAAGTGAACTTCCCGAAGAAAAGCAGGAAGCTATTTTAATGAAAAAATTAAAAGAAACCGCACTACAAAAACTGACTTCAGATTTCTCTGAATTGTCTGAAAGCAACAGTCTCGTAAAACATCAGATTTATAAACTGGAAAATGAAATGAAACTCATTGCCGATAAAGCACAATGTATGGGCTCAGCGCTAGATTATGCTTCAGCAATGAATGAAAATAAAGATGTTTTAAGACAAGTCATTCAGGCACAGAGAAATGAACTTCATCGTATGAAAAAAGAGAAAATGTTTGATGATCACGTGATGAGAACGATGGAAATGCAGCTCGATTTTGATGAAGCTAAGATTACAGGCTTTGCGCATTAA
- a CDS encoding glutaminyl-peptide cyclotransferase — protein sequence MKNKIIVGFAALLMVMSCKNDEKILTSLADYNASMETTGYHFGDKLDIPKDVLESAESITISFGEKESTSLTVDPKYFTLGDNAVTFNIKTKGGETLYQDATINVYSKSPEQNLNYEVVAEYPHDPNNFTQGFQLDGNIVYESEGQYGSSRLITYKLGENTPIKETKQPDDVFSEGSTIAGDKVYQLTWENKKGFVYDKSTLSLVSEFAYPDMMVKGWGLTYDGKNLIASDGTKNLYFLDKNDPSKMVKYISVAGNTSVYDQLNELEYYKGFIYANVWHKPIILKINPANGEVVGKFDFTKVADPFTKADSENVLNGIAFKGDNMLVTGKKWSKIYEVAIK from the coding sequence ATGAAAAATAAAATAATTGTAGGTTTTGCAGCTTTACTTATGGTAATGTCTTGTAAAAACGACGAAAAAATATTGACTTCTCTGGCTGATTATAATGCATCTATGGAAACTACAGGTTACCATTTTGGTGATAAATTAGATATTCCGAAAGATGTTTTAGAAAGTGCAGAAAGCATTACCATTAGTTTTGGCGAAAAAGAATCTACAAGCCTTACCGTTGATCCTAAATATTTTACATTAGGTGATAATGCCGTAACTTTTAATATTAAAACAAAAGGTGGCGAGACTTTATATCAGGATGCAACCATTAATGTGTACAGCAAAAGTCCTGAGCAAAATTTAAACTATGAAGTTGTAGCAGAATATCCTCATGACCCGAATAACTTTACACAAGGTTTCCAGCTCGATGGAAATATAGTTTATGAAAGCGAAGGACAATACGGTTCGTCAAGATTAATTACCTACAAACTTGGTGAAAACACTCCGATTAAAGAAACCAAACAACCTGATGATGTTTTTTCTGAAGGAAGTACCATTGCTGGAGATAAAGTGTATCAGCTGACTTGGGAAAACAAAAAAGGATTTGTTTACGACAAAAGTACTTTAAGCCTGGTTTCTGAATTTGCTTATCCGGATATGATGGTAAAAGGTTGGGGGTTAACGTATGATGGCAAAAATCTTATCGCTTCAGACGGAACCAAAAATCTTTATTTTTTAGATAAAAACGATCCTTCGAAAATGGTTAAATATATTTCTGTAGCAGGAAATACTTCAGTGTACGACCAATTAAACGAGCTGGAATATTACAAAGGATTTATCTATGCAAACGTTTGGCATAAACCTATTATTTTAAAAATAAATCCTGCAAACGGTGAAGTGGTAGGGAAGTTTGATTTTACAAAAGTTGCCGATCCATTTACAAAAGCTGACAGCGAAAATGTATTAAACGGAATCGCTTTCAAAGGTGATAACATGCTTGTGACAGGAAAAAAATGGTCTAAAATTTATGAAGTTGCCATCAAATAG